One region of Triticum aestivum cultivar Chinese Spring chromosome 6B, IWGSC CS RefSeq v2.1, whole genome shotgun sequence genomic DNA includes:
- the LOC123134090 gene encoding adenine nucleotide transporter BT1, chloroplastic/amyloplastic/mitochondrial: MAAAMAATTMVTKNNRASLAMDKKNWFLRPVPEVAFPWSSQPESRSLDFPRRALFASVGLSLSHGAPPVAREHDGKARPADDVAHQLAAAGEAGVQKAQKAKKAKKQQLGLRKVRVKIGNPHLRRLVSGAIAGAVSRTFVAPLETIRTHLMVGSSGADSMAGVFRWIMRTEGWPGLFRGNAVNVLRVAPSKAIEHFTYDTAKKYLTPEAGEPAKVPIPTPLVAGALAGVASTLCTYPMELVKTRLTIEKDVYDNLLHAFVKIVRDEGPGELYRGLAPSLIGVVPYAAANFYAYETLRGVYRRASGKEEVGNVPTLLIGSAAGAIASTATFPLEVARKQMQVGAVGGRQVYKNVLHAMYCILKKEGAAGLYRGLGPSCIKLMPAAGISFMCYEACKKILVDDKEDEPQEETETGQAGGQAAPKSSSGDRP; the protein is encoded by the exons ATGGCGGCGGCAATGGCGGCAACGACAATGGTGACCAAGAACAACCGCGCCTCGCTCGCCATGGACAAGAAGAACTGGTTCTTGCGGCCGGTCCCTGAGGTCGCCTTCCCTTGGAGCTCGCAGCCCGAGTCAAGGAGCTTGGACTTCCCACGCAGGGCTCTGTTCGCCAGCGTAGGACTCAGCCTGTCCCACGGCGCCCCGCCGGTGGCGCGCGAGCATGACGGGAAGGCTCGGCCCGCCGACGACGTCGCACACCAGCTCGCAGCCGCGGGCGAGGCGGGCGTCCAGAAGGCCCAGAAGGCGAAAAAGGCCAAGAAGCAGCAGCTGGGTCTGAGGAAGGTGAGGGTCAAGATCGGCAACCCGCACCTGCGGCGGCTGGTCAGcggcgccatcgccggcgccgTGTCGAGGACTTTCGTGGCGCCGCTGGAGACGATCAGGACGCACCTGATGGTGGGAAGCTCCGGCGCCGACTCCATGGCCGGGGTTTTCCGGTGGATCATGCGGACGGAGGGGTGGCCCGGCCTCTTCCGCGGGAACGCCGTCAACGTCCTCCGCGTCGCGCCCAGCAAGGCCATCGAG CACTTCACTTACGACACGGCCAAGAAGTACCTGACCCCGGAGGCCGGCGAGCCAGCCAAGGTCCCCATCcccacgccgctcgtcgccggagcgctcgccggaGTGGCCTCAACCCTGTGCACCTATCCCATGGAGCTCGTCAAGACCCGCCTCACCATCGAG AAGGACGTGTACGACAACCTCCTCCACGCGTTCGTCAAGATCGTGCGCGACGAAGGCCCCGGGGAGCTGTACCGCGGGCTGGCGCCGAGCCTGATCGGCGTGGTGCCGTACGCGGCGGCCAACTTCTACGCCTACGAGACGCTGCGCGGCGTGTACCGCCGCGCgtcggggaaggaggaggtgggcaACGTGCCGACGCTGCTGATCGGGTCCGCGGCGGGCGCCATCGCCAGCACGGCCACGTTCCCGCTGGAGGTGGCGCGGAAGCAGATGCAGGTGGGCGCCGTGGGCGGGAGGCAGGTGTACAAGAACGTGCTGCACGCCATGTACTGCATCCTCAAGAAGGAGGGCGCCGCGGGGCTCTACCGCGGGCTCGGCCCCAGCTGCATCAAGCTCATGCCCGCTGCCGGCATCTCCTTCATGTGCTACGAGGCCTGCAAGAAGATACTCGTCGACGACAAAGAAGACGAGCCCCAGGAGGAGACGGAGACCGGACAGGCAGGAGGACAGGCGGCGCCCAAGAGCTCGAGCGGTGATCGGCCATGA
- the LOC123136938 gene encoding uncharacterized protein At2g34160: MEEVTEAVNNLTIAEGAAATAGAEGHKKNRIQVSNTKKPLFFYVNLAKRYMQLHEEVELSALGMAIATVVTVAEILKNNGLAVEKKIMTSTVDVKDDTRNRPIQKAKIEILIGKTEKFDELMAAAAEEREAAGAEEEQS, from the exons ATGGAGGAGGTGACGGAGGCGGTGAACAACCTTACCATAGCGGaaggagcggcggcgacggcgggagcGGAGGGGCACAAGAAGAACCGCATCCAGGTCTCCAACACCAAGAAGCCCCTCTTCTTCTACGTCAACCTCGCCAAG AGGTACATGCAGCTGCACGAAGAGGTGGAGCTCTCGGCCCTCGGCATGG CTATTGCAACTGTGGTGACTGTTGCGGAAATTCTAAAAAATAACGGCCTTGCTGTTGAGAAGA AAATAATGACATCTACTGTTGATGTCAAAGATGATACAAGGAACCGCCCTATCcagaaggccaag ATCGAAATATTGATTGGCAAGACGGAGAAATTCGATGAACTGATGGCTGCCGCTGCAGAGGAGAGGGAGGCAGCGGGTGCCGAGGAAGAGCAAAGCTGA